Proteins encoded within one genomic window of Paramisgurnus dabryanus chromosome 13, PD_genome_1.1, whole genome shotgun sequence:
- the LOC135743431 gene encoding uncharacterized protein, whose translation MMDLFSKFIPLLLSYTRLLTVLQGQRVDILSETIAYQSYDVTLPCHFVHGPTEEKLIQVEWTWQNPSNKNVSVKVILFNVEHGINPNNTFLKNRVSFSTNPNLTFDASIIIKHVKLTDQGVYSCGYTTYPSGSRSGVTTLKVEEGKPPLLSTAATAGIVTVILITMTLASVGYLLINKNRRAASTSVSYITQSPDDLQQGEITYADVTVKSGKINKNTSQTEDIEYAAVSFSGRSGKTSQRASANQIAFSDHTAKDASVYKEVKKINFDY comes from the exons ATGATGGACTTGTTTAGTAAGTTTATTCCTTTACTGCTGTCTTATACCAGACTGTTAACAG TACTTCAGGGTCAGAGAGTTGACATTCTTTCTGAGACCATCGCATACCAGAGTTATGATGTCACACTGCCATGCCACTTTGTCCATGGACCCACAGAAGAAAAATTAATTCAAGTTGAGTGGACCTGGCAAAATCCCTccaataaaaatgtttctgtaAAAGTCATTCTCTTTAATGTGGAACATGGCATTAACCCGAACAACACATTCCTGAAAAACAGAGTCAGCTTTAGTACAAACCCAAATCTGACCTTTGACGCCTCCATCATCATCAAACATGTGAAACTGACTGATCAGGGAGTCTACAGCTGTGGCTACACAACCTATCCTAGTGGAAGTCGATCAGGAGTAACCACCTTAAAAGTTGAAGAAG GTAAACCTCCTCTTCTGTCCACTGCTGCTACTGCAGGGATTGTTACTGTAATACTGATCACTATGACTTTAGCTTCTGTGGGATATTTACTCATAAATAAAAACCG AAGAGCTGCCAGTACTTCTGTTAGTT atattacACAGAGCCCTGATGACTTACAACAG GGAGAAATCACATATGCTGATGTCACAGTAAAGTCAGGcaaaatcaataaaaacacCTCACAGACTGAAGACATTGAATACGCTGCAGTTTCCTTCAGTGGTCGCTCAGGAAAGACATCACAGCGAgcctcagccaatcagattgcttTTAGTGATCACACAGCAAAGGATGCATCTGTATACAAAGAGGTGAAAAAGATTAACTTTGATTATTAA
- the LOC135743158 gene encoding cell adhesion molecule CEACAM6-like — protein sequence MMFPTGCLGENLQFPEFNGATGKSVVLAPEDPPYTSLQIYLITWTFGGVTILFSNAAGTSVSPDYEGRVNLDRTTAALELKNLRLNDSGPYRLTVTTSDLQNHAGQPSLKVYETVSDTTLIGPQESLIEDESSVKLTCEGSGNITSVEWMKNKNPLTPSNRITYSYDNRSVLISSVIRSDSGEYQCTLRNPASSDTANLRLFINYGPEDVFINGPNEVDSGRPVSLSCYAISVPSASFIWRFNGSDTGVTTNTFTIDKSDITHSGDYICTAHNDVTEINVPQRHLLVVKAGGGGGGLTTGSIVGIVIGVLVAVAGIFGLIFYFIKQRQHSEPGIKIAETSTIYENVDFKK from the exons ATGATGTTTCCCACTG GATGTTTAGGTGAAAATCTGCAGTTTCCTGAGTTTAATGGGGCAACAGGAAAAAGCGTAGTGCTCGCCCCAGAAGACCCACCTTACACTTCTTTAcagatttatttaattacatGGACTTTTGGAGGGGTTACTATTCTTTTCTCAAACGCTGCTGGAACTTCAGTATCTCCAGACTATGAAGGCAGAGTTAATCTGGACCGCACCACTGCTGCTCTGGAGCTCAAGAACCTGAGGCTGAATGATTCTGGGCCATACAGGCTGACTGTTACAACAAGTGATTTACAAAACCATGCAGGACAACCTTCACTCAAAGTGTATG AAACAGTATCTGACACAACACTCATCGGTCCACAGGAATCATTAATAGAGGACGAATCAAGTGTAAAGTTAACCTGTGAAGGAAGCGGCAACATCACTTCTGTTGAatggatgaaaaataaaaatccacTGACACCCAGCAACAGAATCACATACTCATATGATAACAGATCAGTGTTGATCAGTTCAGTGATCAGATCAGACAGTGGAGAATATCAATGTACATTAAGAAACCCTGCCAGCTCTGATACTGCAAACCTCAGACTTTTCATCAACT ATGGACCAgaagatgtttttattaacgGCCCGAATGAAGTGGATTCAGGCCGTCCTGTGTCACTGTCTTGTTATGCCATTTCTGTACCTTCTGCATCATTCATCTGGAGGTTTAACGGATCAGACACCGGTGTAACCACAAACACATTTACCATTGATAAGAGTGACATCACACACAGTGGAGATTACATCTGCACAGCCCACAATGATGTCACAGAGATAAATGTCCCTCAAAGACATCTATTAGTAGTTAAAG CAGGTGGTGGAGGTGGAGGGCTGACAACAGGATCAATAGTTGGGATTGTCATTGGAGTTTTAGTGGCAGTTGCAGGCATTTTTGGTTTGATTTTCTACTTTATAAAACAAAGACAAC ATTCTGAGCCTGGCATTAAAATTGCTGAAACTTCTACGATATATGAAAACgttgactttaaaaaataa